The DNA region CCCGTCTCCGGGTGCGGGCTGGACAGGCTCAGGATGCGGTTGGCCTCATCCAGGTAGAGCAGGCGCTCGAGGGTGGCCCCGTCTACCCCCAGGGCTTCCGCCAGCTCGGGGGGAGTGGGGGCACGTCCCTTTTCCCCTTCCAGTTCCAGCCGCACCGCCACCAGCTTTTGGAGCAGCCGGTTCTCGCGGTAGGTCCCCGCGCCGTCCTGGGTCACGTACTCCCGGAGCTTGCGCTCCAGGGCCACGTGTACCCAGAAGGTGAGGTTCTTACTGGAGTTGGGCAAGGGCTTCTTCAGCACCTCCACCACTTCCCAGTGGAGTTCCTGGGCCAGGTCACGGGCCTCGTCGCCGAGGCGGTGGAACAGCCGGAAGGCCTTCTCGAAGGCCAGGTAGCCGTAGTGCGCTACCAGGGCCTCGAAAGCCTGGCCATCCCCGTGTTTGAAGGCGACGTAGTTCCGCATGACCATCTCCCTGGACAAAACCCTAAAGCCGCCGACCATCAGCCGGATGGCGTCCATACTATACCTCCTAACGACAGGATACCATTCCGGCCCGTGGGGTGCTATAGTGAGAGCGCCGGAAACGGCGTCATACACCTCCAGCACCTGGCCCTTCCTCACCGGGGGGCCAGGTGCGTATATAATGGCCTTCGATAGGAGGTCACATGCAAACGATCCACGTACACATTTGGGCCCACCGGCTGGGGGCCCCCACCACCATCCAGGAAGCCCTGGAGGGCTTGCGGCGGCTTCTCCGCGAAGACCCCATCGCCCGGGCGGAGTTCTTCCAGGCCGCCCGCGAAGGCTGGCGCTTCGAGCGCTTCAGCCGGGAAGACAAGGTCGCCCTGGTCCTCTGGGCCGCCCTCAAGCAGGCCCTGGAGAAGACCCGGGCGCGCCTGGGAGAAAAGAAGAAGAGCACCCTCCAGGTGCGCCTCGACCCCTACCGCCCGCTCCAACCCCGACTGCCCTCCTTCCCCTGGACGGGCCCGGAAGGCCGGGCCTACGAGGTCTTTCCCTGGGACCTCGCAAAGCACGTTCACCCCGGGATCACCTTCGCCCATCCCCAGTACGGGAAGGGCGAGGTGCTGGAGGTGAAAGGCCAGGTCGTCCTGGCCCGCTTCCCGGCAGGCCGTAAGCGGCTCGCCCTGAAGGCGGTGAAGGGGATGGTGAAAGACTCCTACGCCGCCCATCCCGACCGCCGGGTAGCCGAGGCGAAGGGCTGGCTCGAGCGCTTCCTGGCTTCCGCTGAGGAAGTCCGGGGGATGAGCCGCCTCGAGCGGGAAGAGGAACTCGCGGGCAACCCGCACTTCTCCGAGGGCCTCGCCTCACCCGAGACGGTGAGCCTGCTGGAGCGGGTAGGGTACCGGGTGGACCCCCATAGCCTGGAGGAACTGGCTTCGCTGGTGGATTCCCTCCCCGCCAGGGAAGAGAAGTTCAAGGAGGGCGTCCTGGGGATTACTGTCCTCAGAACCCGCGACGGCAAGACCGTCGGCTTCCGCAAGCCGGGCTTGTGGGAGACGAAAGTCGCTCCCGACGCAGGGCAGGAAAGCTTTGCGGCCCTCGTCGAAGCGCAGGGGGCCCACGCGGTTCTGACGGAGAGGCTCCAGGAGGAGGGCTGGTCGGTGAGCGAGGTGCGCGGGCACCTGAGCAAGCTGGCCCGGGCGCTTTCACCGGCGGAGGCCAAGCGGCTGTTTGGTCTTCTCCAGGAGATCGCCGCCCTCCGCCGGTTGAAGGTGGAGTTGCATCGCGCCGGGTATGCCCCCGTTCGGGCCGTCGCGTACCGCGACTCGAGCGGGGAGGTGGTCTACTCCGCCCCGGTGTACGGGCGCTAGCCCGTCCCGATAGGGGATCGTCCGCCCCGGTGTACGGGCGCTAGCCCATCCCGCCAGGCACAGTCTTCACCGCGTCCTCCGGCCCCCCGGAGGACGCTCGTTTGTTGCGGTTAGCCTCCGTGTTTACAAGACGTTAGCCCTCATGCTAACATTTAAGTTCGGAAGGGGGTGATGGCCTGGGCCAGCTCAGAGTCCCAACCCTGAGGGAGTTCCGCAAATACCTCAAGCGGAACGGATTTGTGAGACTCCCCAAGCGCGGTAAAGGGGACCACGAGGTGTGGCAAAACCCCGATACCGGCAAGCAGCTAACGGTGGACGGCTTGAACTCCAAAAGACCCGGAGTCGGTTTGTTCAAAGCGATGCTGCATCAGGCGGGCCTCGGCGAAGAAGACTTCCGGTAGGGGACGGGGGGCGAACGCCCCCTCC from Allomeiothermus silvanus DSM 9946 includes:
- a CDS encoding type II toxin-antitoxin system HicA family toxin is translated as MREFRKYLKRNGFVRLPKRGKGDHEVWQNPDTGKQLTVDGLNSKRPGVGLFKAMLHQAGLGEEDFR
- a CDS encoding sigma-70 domain-containing protein, which translates into the protein MDAIRLMVGGFRVLSREMVMRNYVAFKHGDGQAFEALVAHYGYLAFEKAFRLFHRLGDEARDLAQELHWEVVEVLKKPLPNSSKNLTFWVHVALERKLREYVTQDGAGTYRENRLLQKLVAVRLELEGEKGRAPTPPELAEALGVDGATLERLLYLDEANRILSLSSPHPETGTQLEDMVASEEEVLADLEEALEKARLGLRPEELSTLDRFLAGEEVDQGALDALAATLKARMAA